One Fusarium falciforme chromosome 14, complete sequence genomic region harbors:
- a CDS encoding Carbohydrate esterase family 3 has translation MAYFTLRGAITLVMVLVALIAPLASGLPSLRIMPLGDSITKGNGSKDQTGYRKRLRELLVGRGASVDMIGSLKHPPTGMADNDHEGHSGKVLADINTYWKLSIAARPNVVLLHAGTNNMDLEEDLEGSPDMLATIVDGLFANAPDVTVLVAPVIWANKPRMQQNTDRFNPEVISIIEKRQKDGKHILEVPIDITVADLWDEKHPNDSGYEKMANAWLNAILEADQRGWLKNPVQRDAAGLPGVGLGVGGGSGGAQEEIEGRIWKKQGTVFEGFRTWESVGTIREAVEDGSRDKVILADLNGDGIADYVVADSDGTMRAWINGGKPNDWTSIGKINPDWTSIKGNMIRLADIDNDGKADLIALYEGGAAKVWRNVDNGKKFESLDSKWATGLESREKVYFEDIDGDGCADYVIVYSGGAVKWARNTHNNGKDSKQKNWETKVTIAPGPAGIPANTARIRDIDGDGKADYLVVYDGGAVKAFRNTLDEGGRNWDDLGTIAPGISGITGDMIRFADMDGDGLADFLAVADDGSIRMWKNLGITGTKGSSLRLADLTGNGRDDLISVDAKGRARAWLNKGVDQWESIGEIAPGLDEDLSDSRIEFADVNGDKRADYLVIYGGGAVKAYLNNGNFPNPGDRRIWQDGVVIAPGLGEPGSKVRFADLDGDGYDDFLILYDGGAVKYWQNNKNIPPRDGGRIWKEGIVVATGVGEPGSKIRFADLTGDGKADYIVQYEGGAAKGYRNNGKIPIGEGRKWNDMGTIAGGVSPQGPVHYADINGDGKADYLIVFHGGAINAYINDNDWTPKLPDKPDQPTPGEPGDGDGDGNGGSGDGDGDVVYIDPKIWSSEKPTAGCQPPCTLVLPPWPLSSKTTISFPVITETIKETWPETTNGITKYRTTTITVRITLPPLITSEIEVSNIVLTASTSKSVPIRGSVIPSPVTLTEPTHDITYTYKPGPFPTGTNDDDDENDDIDIGPPAGIAPGIIVTPGPPGPICKSGCGTLCLFGCSLGGGGGGGGGGGGGGGSIGCIGGGCPGPGGNCVGAGCEERNGEDDDDNDDDDDDDDDDDEEEDCATETNTECHQVCTTKPCATVCNTYIGCDCTTSSVTDYWVSCKSSSCTTTSTEIITGCFLSATATTTGSSCPLITVDPQKDDLGDDDSGHGKLGKAYETTFSPSVIISSRPYPVNDGYVTVDKTAYPIPNVKSVTKTKLRGTSAIILPSHIGTAISITLTDIKVITTSYPKATTTVGKSTTTTKTSATVISYPTNTAINEGEGYCFADRSGYLEFTIEEAQQVIESFCSSSYVLDPDNAVGQNIALEEDGYTVMVSAEWAPDQSGCGTKEPFPFAEDDFNFDLCLAGWNTAFFCEDQEADVESSYGGAYVLDPPETGGCILLSLFAYDTSTMRLMAHPKGVQPLVPPTVNTTHMGEEPTWVPSNRPGVPKVWPASDGSSSRQRKLFNSAKGSQAASLFLN, from the exons ATGGCGTACTTCACGCTTCGGGGCGCCATCacgttggtgatggtgctcGTGGCACTGATAGCGCCGCTTGCATCAGGGCTTCCGAGCCTCCGTATCATGCCTCTCGGAGACTCAATCACCAAAGGCAACGGCTCCAAAGACCAAACGGGCTACCGAAAGCGTCTACGTGAGTTGCTCGTCGGCCGAGGTGCTTCGGTAGATATGATTGGCAGCCTAAAGCACCCTCCCACTGGCATGGCGGATAATGACCATGAAGGCCACAGTGGAAAGGTGCTCGCAGATATCAACACGTATTGGAAGCTGTCAATTGCGGCTCGCCCCAACGTGGTGCTTTTGCATGCTGGCACCAATAATATGGACCTAGAAGAGGATCTCGAGGGCTCTCCTGATATGCTCGCAACAATCGTTGACGGCCTTTTTGCGAACGCCCCAGACGTCACCGTTCTTGTTGCTCCAGTCATCTGGGCCAACAAGCCTAGGATGCAACAAAACACTGATCGCTTCAACCCGGaagttatttctattattgaGAAAAGACAAAAGGATGGCAAGCACATCCTTGAGGTTCCAATCGACATCACGGTGGCTGATCTTTGGGACGAGAAACACCCAAATGACAGCGGCTacgagaagatggccaacgCTTGGCTCAACGCAATCCTCGAAGCTGATCAACGAGGCTGGCTGAAGAACCCTGTCCAGAGGGACGCCGCCGGCCTACCAGGCgtcggcctcggcgtcggAGGAGGAAGTGGCGGGGCTCaagaggagattgagggcAGAATCTGGAAGAAGCAGGGAACTGTCTTCGAAGGCTTCCGTACCTGGGAATCAGTTGGCACTATCCGTGAGGCTGTCGAGGACGGCAGCCGCGATAAGGTGATTCTGGCCGACCTCAACGGCGATGGTATCGCTGATTACGTCGTCGCCGATAGCGATGGCACCATGCGAGCCTGGATCAACGGTGGTAAGCCCAACGACTGGACGAGTATCGGCAAGATCAACCCAGACTGGACGTCTATCAAGGGCAACATGATCCGCCTTGCAGATATCGACAACGACGGAAAGGCTGACCTAATTGCCCTATATGAGGGTGGCGCGGCCAAGGTCTGGAGGAACGTCGACAACGGAAAGAAGTTTGAATCCCTCGATTCCAAGTGGGCAACTGGCCTCGAATCAAGGGAGAAGGTCTACTTCGAAGACATTGATGGTGACGGGTGCGCCGACTATGTTATCGTCTATAGTGGCGGCGCTGTTAAGTGGGCACGCAACACACACAATAATGGAAAGGATAGCAAGCAGAAGAATTGGGAGACCAAGGTCACCATTGCTCCTGGTCCTGCCGGTATACCTGCCAACACGGCAAGAATACGAGACATTGATGGTGACGGAAAGGCCG ACTATCTGGTCGTCTATGATGGTGGTGCCGTCAAGGCGTTCCGCAATACCCTGGACGAGGGTGGCCGCAATTGGGACGACTTGGGTACTATTGCACCCGGCATATCGGGCATCACGGGCGACATGATACGGTTCGCAGACATGGATGGCGACGGCCTGGCCGATTTCCTCGCCGTTGCCGACGACGGAAGCATCCGCATGTGGAAGAACCTTGGCATCACCGGCACCAAGGGCTCAAGCCTTCGCTTGGCCGACTTGACGGGCAATGGCCGGGATGACTTGATCTCGGTCGATGCCAAGGGTCGGGCTCGCGCTTGGCTCAACAAGGGCGTCGACCAGTGGGAGTCGATCGGCGAGATCGCGCCTGGCCTTGATGAAGATCTCTCAGACTCACGTATAGAGTTTGCCGACGTCAACGGTGACAAGCGCGCCGACTACTTGGTTATCTACGGTGGCGGGGCTGTCAAGGCGTATCTGAACAACGGAAACTTCCCCAACCCAGGAGATCGGCGGATCTGGCAGGACGGCGTCGTCATCGCGCCGGGCCTTGGAGAGCCTGGCAGCAAAGTCAGATTCGCAGATCTCGACGGAGACGGCTATGACGACTTCCTCATCCTATACGACGGCGGAGCGGTCAAGTACTGGCAGAACAACAAGAACATCCCCCCCAGGGACGGCGGTCGTATCTGGAAGGAGGGCATCGTCGTGGCCACCGGTGTCGGCGAGCCTGGCAGCAAGATACGATTCGCCGATCTCACGGGAGACGGCAAGGCCGACTACATCGTCCAGTACGAGGGCGGCGCCGCGAAAGGCTACCGCAACAATGGGAAGATCCCTATTGGCGAGGGCCGCAAGTGGAATGACATGGGCACTATTGCCGGCGGCGTCAGCCCCCAGGGCCCTGTCCATTATGCGGATATCAATGGCGATGGAAAAGCTGACTACCTTATCGTCTTCCATGGGGGGGCCATCAACGCATATATCAACGACAATGACTGGACGCCCAAGCTACCGGATAAACCCGACCAACCTACCCCTGGCGAGCcgggcgatggtgatggtgacggcAATGGTGGTAGCGGCGACGGAGACGGCGACGTTGTATACATTGACCCCAAAATCTGGAGCTCCGAGAAACCGACAGCAGGGTGCCAGCCGCCCTGTACTCTCGTCCTACCACCATGGCCGCTCTCCTCCAAGACTACAATCAGCTTTCCCGTCATCACCGAGACCATCAAGGAGACGTGGCCTGAAACCACCAACGGTATTACCAAATATCGCACAACAACAATCACCGTTCGCATCACGCTCCCGCCTCTCATAACATCTGAGATTGAGGTGTCCAACATTGTTCTGACAGCATCCACCTCCAAGTCTGTCCCTATACGAGGCAGTGTCATTCCGTCACCTGTCACATTGACTGAGCCCACTCACGACATCACTTACACGTACAAGCCTGGGCCGTTTCCGACTGGCACtaacgatgatgacgatgagaatGATGATATTGATATCGGGCCTCCGGCAGGTATTGCTCCGGGCATTATCGTCACTCCTGGACCGCCTGGGCCTATCTGCAAATCTGGCTGCGGCACTCTCTGTCTCTTTGGCTGTAGTCTGGGTGGAGGCGGCGGGGGTGGAGGCGGCGGGGGTGGAGGCGGAGGCTCGATCGGTTGTATTGGCGGCGGATGCCCTGGACCAGGAGGAAACTGTGTTGGTGCAGGATGCGAAGAGAGAAAcggggaagatgatgatgataatgatgatgacgatgacgatgacgatgacgatgacgaggaagaggactgTGCGACGGAGACCAACACCGAGTGCCATCAGGTTTGCACGACGAAGCCCTGCGCCACTGTCTGCAACACGTATATTGGCTGTGACTGCACCACCTCGTCAGTAACAGACTACTGGGTATCGTGTAAATCCTCCTCATGCACCACCACATCGACCGAGATCATTACTGGCTGCTTCCTGAGTGCAACTGCCACAACAACGGGCTCATCCTGTCCACTCATCACCGTCGACCCCCAGAAGGACGAcctcggcgacgacgatagCGGGCATGGCAAGCTGGGCAAGGCCTACGAGACCACCTTCTCTCCAAGCGTCATTATCAGTTCAAGGCCATACCCCGTCAATGATGGCTACGTGACCGTTGATAAGACGGCCTACCCCATTCCCAACGTGAAGTCGGTGACTAAGACCAAATTGCGAGGAACCTCGGCTATCATTCTCCCTTCTCATATCGGCACTGCCATCTCTATCACGTTGACGGACATCAAAGTCATCACCACCTCATATCCAAAGGCCACGACAACGGTCGGGAAgtcaacaaccaccaccaagacATCAGCAACTGTCATATCCTACCCGACCAACACGGCCATTAACGAGGGCGAAGGCTACTGCTTCGCTGACCGCTCCGGCTATCTCGAGTTCACTATTGAAGAGGCGCAGCAGGTCATCGAGTCGTTCTGCTCCTCTAGTTACGTGCTCGACCCCGACAACGCGGTGGGGCAGAACATTgcgctcgaggaggatggctATACGGTCATGGTGTCGGCAGAGTGGGCGCCCGACCAGAGCGGGTGCGGAACTAAGGAGCCTTTCCCCTTCGCCGAGGATGACTTCAACTTTGACCTCtgcctggctggctggaacACTGCCTTCTTCTGCGAGGATCAGGAGGCGGATGTGGAGTCTAGCTACGGAGGGGCATACGTTCTTGACCCTCCTGAGACAGGCGGCTGCATTCTTCTAAGCTTGTTTGCGTATGATACATCTACCATGAGACTCATGGCTCATCCGAAGGGTGTGCAACCGCTGGTGCCGCCTACGGTGAATACGACACATATGGGTGAGGAGCCTACGTGGGTTCCAAGCAACAGGCCTGGTGTTCCCAAAGTATGGCCTGCTTCCGATGGCTCGTCGTCTAGGCAGCGCAAGTTGTTTAACTCGGCAAAAGGCAGTCAGGCGGCAagcctctttttaaattaa